The following proteins are encoded in a genomic region of Sorangiineae bacterium MSr12523:
- a CDS encoding cupin domain-containing protein, whose translation MAWIDWDSVPEEKIVDGVRRKMVSSENMTIVMWFWDKGVDLPAHTHPHEQFYYLVSGKGIFKSEGEERLFDQPGSSWMVPGNVPHATTYLEDSITMDIFSPPREDMIAGVDPYIRKATKKAL comes from the coding sequence ATGGCATGGATTGATTGGGATAGTGTTCCCGAGGAAAAGATTGTGGATGGGGTTCGCCGGAAAATGGTGAGCTCCGAGAACATGACCATCGTCATGTGGTTCTGGGACAAGGGGGTCGATCTTCCGGCGCATACCCACCCGCACGAGCAGTTTTACTATCTCGTCTCGGGAAAAGGCATCTTCAAGTCGGAGGGCGAAGAGCGGCTCTTCGACCAGCCGGGATCGTCGTGGATGGTGCCTGGCAACGTCCCGCATGCGACGACGTACCTCGAGGATTCCATCACCATGGATATCTTCAGCCCCCCGCGGGAGGACATGATCGCGGGCGTCGACCCATACATTCGCAAGGCCACGAAAAAGGCTCTCTGA
- a CDS encoding cupin domain-containing protein: MRAIWSDTEELIPETRVRAEGIHFQKVDTNPEVYGGFMAGLDYPKYHESILHPGVPDYEKRADKVVHEHCHEQPEVRFCLEGAGVFEIRSTDDRWMKCTVEPGDLLIIPARRYHKFYLAENKYIRHLMFSKTRGADGQVVPQYRNATQAPQAAKEPKTRYEEYTRYEELLALLPTPDKRVSRDHLLFFVPHLTTALWLEVLLEDVSQAVKFIDEGRVLEAGDLFARAAVIEKQLVSELEVSERIPPSEFAELRHKAYAGNGGDSPGFRRLLEVGKTIVPAVEKLCARREVDIVTVLRKPSDHYDLHLLLRAILELDGWIRTWRYTHFRLAERHLGPEAVSMKGRPVSALLAGAELRIVPELWSAITNFTHATTQSFTGA, from the coding sequence ATGAGAGCCATTTGGTCAGATACCGAGGAACTGATTCCGGAGACCCGCGTTCGAGCCGAAGGGATCCATTTTCAAAAGGTGGACACGAACCCCGAGGTTTATGGCGGCTTCATGGCCGGGCTCGACTATCCGAAGTACCATGAAAGCATTCTTCATCCCGGCGTGCCGGACTATGAAAAACGCGCCGACAAAGTGGTCCACGAGCATTGCCACGAGCAGCCCGAGGTGCGCTTTTGCTTGGAAGGGGCAGGGGTTTTCGAGATTCGGTCGACCGACGATCGCTGGATGAAGTGCACGGTGGAACCGGGCGATTTGCTCATCATTCCGGCTCGGCGCTACCATAAATTCTATCTGGCCGAGAATAAGTACATTCGCCACTTGATGTTCAGCAAGACACGCGGTGCAGACGGTCAGGTGGTTCCTCAATATCGAAACGCTACGCAAGCGCCGCAAGCGGCGAAGGAGCCGAAAACGCGTTACGAGGAGTATACGCGTTACGAGGAGCTCCTGGCGCTCCTCCCGACGCCCGACAAGCGCGTCTCGAGGGACCATTTGCTCTTTTTCGTTCCACACCTCACGACCGCGCTGTGGCTCGAAGTGCTGCTCGAAGATGTTTCCCAAGCCGTGAAGTTCATCGACGAGGGCCGCGTTCTCGAGGCCGGCGATCTGTTCGCGCGCGCCGCCGTCATCGAAAAGCAGCTGGTCTCGGAGCTGGAGGTCAGCGAACGAATACCCCCGAGCGAATTCGCGGAACTGCGCCACAAGGCCTATGCAGGAAATGGCGGCGATTCTCCGGGATTCCGGCGTCTGCTGGAGGTGGGGAAGACGATTGTGCCGGCCGTCGAAAAGCTCTGCGCGCGCCGCGAAGTGGACATCGTCACGGTCCTTCGAAAGCCGTCCGACCATTACGATTTGCATCTTTTGTTGCGCGCCATCTTGGAGCTCGACGGCTGGATACGTACGTGGCGCTATACGCATTTTCGACTCGCCGAGCGCCATTTGGGACCGGAAGCCGTATCCATGAAAGGCCGCCCCGTCAGCGCCCTCCTCGCGGGGGCCGAGCTCCGAATCGTTCCCGAGCTCTGGTCAGCCATCACGAATTTCACCCACGCGACGACCCAGAGCTTCACCGGCGCTTGA
- a CDS encoding pyridoxal-phosphate dependent enzyme, whose amino-acid sequence MSSSRRFYEYCMRCQKRFDSDRFRTRCDVCAGAMDVEYDLEKVEIYPNESNPILRYRDLIPVMDPSNCVSVGAGNTPCVHARALGRLLGLPNLFLKDETKNPTGTVKDRPAEVVLSYLKERGTWHFTSSATGNSSTAFARACILNPPFQHSIFVGERWLDRLTFDANERVHVWVLEGKDVSTKEAIAFSRKWERENDVPAEGGFFNIGRREGLKLAYLEAVDQLSTSFDWYVQGVSTAMGAFGTYKGALQYRTLGRVDRIPKMGLVQESTCAPQVHAWREGSSTIQPHHILKNPDGIADALLKGDHSETYPYVHQMMMHTGGTFVSVTADEIRAARRAILEYEGISACCAASTTVAGIRKLVERGEMKPEERILVALTGSDRNPAHHVKTYRRVVRTKDGWEPEVKGAKEAKEAKEDGAAA is encoded by the coding sequence ATGTCATCCAGCCGACGATTTTACGAATACTGCATGCGATGCCAGAAGCGATTCGATTCCGACCGCTTTCGCACGCGCTGCGATGTGTGCGCAGGGGCAATGGATGTCGAATACGATCTCGAAAAGGTCGAAATTTATCCGAACGAATCGAATCCGATACTTCGTTACCGTGATTTGATACCGGTCATGGACCCGTCGAACTGCGTTTCGGTGGGGGCGGGCAACACGCCGTGCGTTCACGCTCGGGCTTTGGGGCGTCTGCTCGGGCTGCCGAACCTGTTTCTCAAGGACGAGACGAAGAACCCCACGGGCACCGTCAAGGACCGCCCCGCGGAGGTGGTGCTTTCGTACTTGAAGGAGCGTGGAACGTGGCATTTCACGTCGTCGGCGACGGGGAACAGCTCGACGGCCTTCGCGCGGGCCTGCATTTTGAATCCCCCGTTCCAGCACAGCATTTTCGTAGGGGAACGCTGGCTCGATCGTCTCACGTTCGACGCGAACGAACGGGTTCACGTTTGGGTGCTCGAAGGAAAAGACGTGTCGACGAAAGAGGCCATTGCCTTTTCGCGCAAATGGGAGCGCGAGAACGACGTTCCCGCCGAGGGCGGCTTTTTCAACATCGGGCGGCGCGAGGGGTTGAAGCTTGCGTATCTCGAGGCCGTCGATCAACTGAGCACGTCGTTCGATTGGTACGTTCAAGGCGTATCGACGGCGATGGGCGCATTCGGCACGTACAAAGGGGCGCTTCAATATCGCACCCTCGGAAGGGTCGACCGCATTCCGAAAATGGGGCTCGTGCAAGAGTCGACGTGCGCTCCGCAGGTTCACGCCTGGAGGGAGGGGTCGAGCACCATTCAGCCGCACCATATCCTCAAAAATCCTGACGGCATCGCCGATGCGCTGCTCAAAGGCGACCATTCGGAGACGTACCCCTACGTACACCAAATGATGATGCACACGGGTGGCACGTTCGTTTCGGTCACGGCCGACGAAATCCGAGCCGCCCGCCGTGCCATTCTAGAATACGAAGGAATTTCAGCCTGCTGCGCGGCTTCCACGACCGTTGCGGGGATCCGTAAGCTCGTGGAACGCGGTGAGATGAAGCCCGAGGAACGCATTTTGGTGGCGCTTACCGGCAGCGATCGAAATCCGGCGCATCACGTGAAGACATATCGACGCGTCGTTCGTACGAAAGACGGATGGGAACCGGAAGTCAAGGGAGCCAAAGAAGCAAAAGAAGCCAAAGAAGACGGAGCCGCCGCATGA
- a CDS encoding iron-containing redox enzyme family protein: MSRQPSPDSYAFESELRRSCDAAYLRPSARDNPMRELVEGRLPIAEARRFWAGRWTRVLVLNQHILPALLRTCPDLESRANLWRSISVEYGEGKYERSHPVLYTRFLKALGLAEDPHYPSKLPDDPETRRLVLAVENASWLELLGAFLARETVGPKVFGIIADALRASYGLSDADVEWFTVHAVGDLDDANDIFDLARQFGTNPEARERIRAAMLAWFDANSEYCCALGPIPIHYAGLDGHA; encoded by the coding sequence ATGTCACGGCAACCATCGCCTGATTCGTATGCATTCGAATCCGAGCTGCGCCGCTCGTGCGATGCGGCGTACCTGCGCCCGAGCGCCCGCGACAACCCGATGCGCGAGCTGGTGGAGGGCCGCCTTCCCATCGCGGAGGCGCGTCGGTTCTGGGCCGGCCGATGGACTCGTGTTCTCGTCCTGAACCAACATATCCTGCCGGCGTTGCTTCGCACGTGCCCCGATCTCGAGAGCCGGGCAAATTTGTGGCGCAGCATCTCCGTGGAGTACGGCGAAGGCAAGTACGAGCGCTCGCATCCCGTGCTCTACACCCGCTTTTTGAAAGCATTGGGCTTGGCGGAGGACCCGCATTATCCCTCCAAGCTTCCCGACGATCCGGAAACACGCCGGCTCGTACTCGCGGTGGAAAATGCGAGCTGGCTCGAGTTGCTGGGTGCCTTTCTCGCGCGTGAGACCGTCGGGCCGAAGGTCTTCGGCATCATCGCCGATGCTTTGCGAGCGTCGTACGGCCTGAGCGACGCGGACGTGGAATGGTTCACCGTGCACGCCGTCGGCGATTTGGACGACGCCAACGACATTTTCGACCTGGCCAGGCAATTCGGTACCAACCCCGAAGCGCGCGAGCGCATTCGTGCGGCCATGCTCGCGTGGTTCGACGCCAATTCCGAGTATTGCTGCGCCCTCGGGCCCATACCCATTCACTACGCGGGCCTCGACGGCCACGCGTAA
- a CDS encoding iron-containing redox enzyme family protein, with protein MNDRLPLEECQAFYSGIRDGLAVFNRVLLGRLLEESPTERARSELLPVIAVEFGPPASAAHPAIFKRFLRSLGVPESETHESADLLEPTNACAAEVEALCNMSWCELLARLLVGETQGPVVFPVILDALRRNYGLSSFDVQYFSIHATHDKKDTEILFDLLARTVKSQADEDAVLRVVDEAFDGGRYLVTGCRLEPSPRYRFADYSSSMTSGSMRKKAVDVSEPTEFPAESPKGASEAREVGISLERVVDDANAAPIREIVHRAWAALRPRSYDEPLPSHPRPTDIGAVRHLLQGARRSAQEWEFVVAPRLLQMCPDLDARVLLWQVAHASYGTRRSEVPAMKLLTDLLSALSHENETSVAEEPSRKAALRQSSFLELVSRGLVAENLIALECLPVVKGALLSAPSRLRESDLTYFDRARRDAGLGLEVGIDFLARYAAADAVDGLVERALHHALDASPFAPFAPFAERARSPHSRRHPDVTATIA; from the coding sequence GTGAACGACCGCCTGCCTCTCGAAGAGTGCCAGGCGTTCTACTCGGGTATTCGAGATGGCCTTGCGGTCTTCAATCGCGTGCTCTTGGGCCGATTGCTCGAAGAAAGTCCAACGGAGCGAGCGAGGAGTGAGCTGCTTCCGGTGATCGCCGTCGAATTTGGCCCGCCCGCCTCCGCCGCGCACCCGGCCATTTTCAAGCGGTTTTTGCGCTCGTTGGGAGTACCCGAATCCGAAACGCACGAAAGCGCGGATCTTCTCGAACCGACGAACGCATGCGCCGCGGAGGTCGAGGCCCTTTGCAACATGTCCTGGTGCGAACTGCTCGCGCGCCTTCTCGTTGGGGAGACCCAAGGCCCCGTGGTCTTTCCGGTCATTCTCGATGCTTTGAGGCGGAACTACGGCCTCAGCTCGTTCGATGTTCAATACTTCTCCATTCACGCAACCCATGACAAGAAAGACACGGAGATCCTCTTCGATCTTCTTGCGCGCACGGTAAAATCGCAGGCGGACGAGGATGCCGTGTTGCGGGTCGTCGACGAGGCATTCGACGGCGGACGCTATCTGGTGACCGGATGCCGATTGGAGCCGAGCCCTCGCTATCGTTTTGCGGACTACTCGTCCAGCATGACGAGCGGCTCGATGCGAAAAAAGGCTGTCGACGTTTCGGAGCCCACCGAATTTCCCGCGGAGTCGCCGAAGGGAGCCTCTGAAGCGCGCGAGGTGGGAATTTCGCTCGAAAGAGTGGTGGACGACGCAAACGCGGCCCCCATTCGAGAGATAGTCCATCGGGCATGGGCGGCGCTCCGGCCGAGGTCCTATGACGAACCTTTGCCTTCCCACCCAAGGCCCACGGACATCGGGGCCGTCCGCCATTTGCTGCAAGGAGCGCGACGGAGCGCACAGGAATGGGAATTCGTGGTTGCCCCACGCCTGCTGCAAATGTGCCCTGACCTCGACGCGCGCGTTCTGCTCTGGCAGGTGGCACACGCCAGCTACGGCACGCGGCGGAGCGAGGTGCCGGCGATGAAGCTGCTCACGGATTTGCTCTCGGCGCTGAGCCATGAAAACGAAACGAGCGTTGCCGAGGAGCCCTCGCGAAAGGCGGCGCTCCGTCAATCGTCCTTCCTGGAGCTCGTGTCCCGCGGTCTCGTGGCCGAGAACCTGATTGCGTTGGAATGCCTGCCCGTGGTGAAGGGAGCGCTTCTCTCCGCCCCGTCCCGATTGCGTGAATCTGACTTGACCTATTTCGATCGCGCCCGTCGCGATGCGGGCCTCGGGCTCGAGGTCGGTATCGACTTCCTCGCGCGCTACGCCGCCGCGGATGCGGTGGACGGGCTCGTCGAGCGTGCGCTGCATCACGCGCTCGATGCATCGCCGTTCGCTCCGTTTGCGCCCTTTGCGGAGCGCGCTCGCTCCCCTCACTCGAGGAGGCATCCGGATGTCACGGCAACCATCGCCTGA
- a CDS encoding PLP-dependent aminotransferase family protein: MRTWQLTVQLVDDGQLPVFRQIAASILADIERGRLRPGERLPSSRALCSQLSVNRNTVLAAYEELFARGVIRCEPAKGTFVSGEPVREHRFAERAGFDLPAPTVPDLPARRASELLVLLGGVPELRFLPHVQLARAYRSALEGAVGGRLVDYADPQGDHRLRVALGDLLARARGIPAGPEAICVTRGSQGGLYLAARALLRPGDIVAVEEYGFEPAWQALRLNGVELRPMPVDQDGLDVDALEQLCSTHLVRAVYLTPHHQYPTTVTLSAERRRRLMQLAARHRIIIFEDDYDYDFHYDGRPVLPLASFDPSGVVIYFGTMSKSLAPGLRLGYMVAPPDVIQRVAAYRMYVDRQGDHVLERAVATLLEDGLIQQHTRHALRAYRRRRDALCEALGRHLPQLEIRPPSGGMALWVRAPGIDVEAWARRSLAAGVAFQGARRFTFDGAEREYARMGFAACNESELDEAARRLATTLHH, encoded by the coding sequence ATGAGAACTTGGCAGCTCACGGTGCAGCTGGTCGATGATGGGCAATTACCGGTTTTTCGCCAGATCGCCGCATCCATCCTGGCGGATATCGAGCGCGGTAGGTTACGTCCTGGCGAGCGGCTGCCGTCGAGCCGTGCGCTCTGCAGCCAGCTGTCGGTCAATCGGAACACGGTGTTGGCGGCGTACGAAGAGTTGTTTGCCCGCGGGGTGATCCGTTGCGAGCCGGCCAAGGGGACCTTCGTCTCCGGGGAGCCGGTGCGCGAGCACCGATTTGCCGAACGCGCGGGGTTCGACCTGCCTGCACCGACGGTGCCGGACCTGCCCGCGCGCCGCGCTTCCGAGCTGTTGGTCTTGCTCGGGGGTGTGCCCGAGCTCCGTTTCTTGCCGCATGTGCAACTCGCGCGCGCCTATCGAAGTGCGCTCGAGGGCGCCGTCGGAGGGCGGCTCGTCGACTATGCCGATCCCCAAGGTGATCACCGACTGCGGGTGGCCCTCGGCGATCTGCTTGCCCGCGCGCGCGGTATTCCAGCGGGGCCAGAGGCCATCTGCGTGACACGCGGAAGTCAGGGAGGCTTGTACCTTGCGGCGCGCGCACTCCTGCGGCCCGGTGACATCGTTGCCGTCGAGGAATATGGCTTCGAACCCGCATGGCAGGCGTTGCGTCTGAACGGAGTCGAGCTGCGGCCCATGCCCGTCGACCAGGACGGGCTCGATGTCGATGCCCTCGAGCAGCTGTGCTCCACGCATTTGGTGCGTGCGGTGTACCTGACGCCCCATCATCAATATCCCACCACCGTGACCCTCAGCGCCGAGCGGAGACGGCGCCTGATGCAGCTGGCCGCGCGGCATCGCATCATCATCTTCGAAGACGACTACGACTACGATTTCCACTATGACGGCCGGCCAGTCCTGCCGTTGGCATCGTTCGATCCGAGCGGCGTCGTCATCTACTTCGGCACCATGTCCAAGAGCCTCGCCCCCGGCCTTCGACTCGGGTACATGGTCGCCCCGCCGGACGTCATACAGCGCGTTGCCGCCTATCGGATGTACGTCGATCGCCAAGGAGACCACGTTCTCGAACGCGCGGTGGCGACCTTGCTCGAGGATGGTCTCATTCAGCAGCACACCCGCCACGCATTGCGTGCGTATCGCCGCCGTCGGGACGCTTTGTGCGAGGCGCTGGGGCGACACCTTCCGCAATTGGAGATCCGGCCCCCCTCGGGCGGAATGGCCTTGTGGGTGCGCGCACCGGGCATCGACGTGGAGGCATGGGCGCGCCGCTCGCTCGCCGCCGGAGTCGCCTTTCAGGGTGCCCGCCGCTTCACATTCGATGGCGCGGAGCGGGAGTATGCCCGGATGGGATTCGCCGCCTGCAACGAGTCCGAACTCGACGAGGCCGCCCGCCGCCTGGCGACAACCTTGCATCACTGA
- a CDS encoding M36 family metallopeptidase, with amino-acid sequence MSSLAAASALACTVSSDRDISPARAANATPPGASSGVDRVRFLPVSHAPPVFGDAAVARALGALEIGTADSSGGISIHPNAHVRPDGSGTVVVERAMGGLAISGEKAAVVLGPGGRPVATVGDLAPLRLRANNGAPMRDAEATVRAFASKLGLAKVERGPAADTWRAGDPHGSRTATIAAKPALHRVGEELVHAFALDVATFGPDGVPDDRRDVVVDARDSSVIEVHTRRFSHSFRVWADAEGRPLDAPGGNGAIPHPHGVPDGFVPAVVPTRLVATDGFLAGAPWLLPNATEASGNNARAGIRFRGWFRWGDSDPPDPDAFLVPISSEGTFDRQVDPTLPFDTKAAGLAVATQAFYIVNYLHDWFYESGFTEARKNPQRDNFGLGGKDGDPINIEVFPLAADNAWTHVTPDGVSPTLAFGAFSSVRTNSVIAIEGGAILDGDLVAYRVGPSTFDVRAPLVAPRDDAGHAMDGCDPAALRGVSLGGRVVAVPKGPCGIVAQVERIAALGAVAVVLTESSEDSKRDLPSQPIAIPVVIGTPEHSAQIVAASGQPVRLTGARERWRSSALDVGVVAHEWGHVLAGRLAGPSPTCSEFVCTSYSQGRGIHEGWADFVALLVEVRKEDVAADGLRGAYTAGGHVDEVKSAAPYYFGTRRVPYSVDPAKNALTFRHIRMDEPLPTTHPVQPHGSFGYAEAHDVGEVWTTMLFECYSELLDPERGLGFAEANARMRRYLVDSLQVTPIDPVFTSARDALLATAAARDPEDARRFAAAFARRGLGVDAKSPWVGSESNVGLVEGFAPWTFDVLGFSSRDDGRTCDADGVLDAGERGHMHMDLALRSLVPPVELARDAMVHIVSEGTPLVVHGGPKAVHLEGSARVGLDFDVELTAGVSSGRLPVVIELTHPSLRAPERRTVTLRVDHDTGPATTECFEESLEGRWATSTPASEPPESGWKIVEFGERFASIQRAPIADAFNLTSPPIHVPAGTALELRFQERRRNQYNGGIEISTDEGASWTDIFAVAVHEQADCAGQVCNFVPPETPNYPAFVPFAITLDPKLGGQTVRVRFVSYGGQWDIDDFEAIGASGTPFDSCVPNACRPQEVDAGADAGTRDAAPPGAPAATPTEGGGSGCAIAVRENRQAALAAAVILFGMVSLRRRRRDSGVRG; translated from the coding sequence GTGTCTTCTCTCGCAGCAGCAAGTGCGCTCGCTTGCACCGTCTCTTCGGATCGCGATATCTCGCCTGCGCGTGCCGCGAATGCTACGCCGCCGGGCGCGAGCAGCGGGGTGGACCGTGTGCGCTTTCTCCCGGTGAGCCATGCTCCCCCGGTGTTCGGTGACGCTGCGGTCGCGCGCGCGCTCGGTGCGCTCGAAATCGGCACTGCAGATAGCTCGGGTGGGATCTCGATTCATCCCAATGCCCACGTGCGCCCGGACGGGTCGGGCACGGTGGTCGTGGAGCGCGCGATGGGGGGCCTCGCCATCTCGGGCGAAAAAGCGGCGGTGGTGCTCGGGCCAGGAGGGCGGCCGGTTGCGACGGTTGGTGATCTTGCGCCGCTCCGCCTGCGCGCAAACAATGGTGCGCCCATGCGCGATGCGGAGGCCACGGTTCGCGCGTTCGCGTCCAAGCTCGGTCTCGCCAAGGTGGAACGCGGTCCGGCAGCCGACACGTGGCGGGCGGGCGATCCGCACGGCTCGCGCACGGCGACGATTGCGGCGAAGCCAGCGCTTCATCGTGTCGGCGAGGAGCTCGTGCACGCCTTTGCGCTCGACGTTGCGACGTTCGGGCCGGACGGTGTGCCCGACGATCGACGGGACGTCGTCGTCGACGCCCGCGATAGCTCCGTCATCGAGGTCCACACGCGGCGTTTCTCCCATAGCTTCCGTGTGTGGGCCGACGCAGAGGGCCGCCCGCTCGATGCACCCGGCGGCAATGGTGCGATCCCGCACCCGCACGGCGTGCCGGACGGGTTCGTGCCCGCCGTCGTGCCTACGCGCCTCGTCGCGACCGACGGCTTTCTCGCCGGCGCACCTTGGCTCCTGCCAAATGCGACCGAGGCATCGGGAAACAACGCGCGCGCCGGGATTCGCTTTCGCGGCTGGTTTAGGTGGGGCGATTCGGACCCGCCGGATCCCGATGCATTTCTCGTCCCGATATCGTCCGAAGGCACCTTCGATCGCCAAGTGGATCCGACCCTTCCGTTCGACACGAAGGCCGCCGGGCTCGCGGTCGCGACGCAAGCGTTCTACATCGTCAATTATCTGCACGACTGGTTTTACGAATCAGGGTTTACCGAAGCGCGCAAGAACCCGCAGCGTGACAACTTCGGACTCGGTGGCAAGGACGGCGACCCGATCAACATCGAGGTCTTCCCGCTTGCGGCCGACAATGCGTGGACGCACGTCACGCCGGACGGCGTCTCTCCGACGCTTGCATTTGGAGCGTTTAGCTCCGTGCGCACCAACTCGGTGATCGCCATCGAGGGGGGTGCAATCCTCGACGGCGATCTGGTCGCTTATCGGGTTGGGCCTTCGACCTTCGACGTCCGCGCGCCGCTCGTCGCGCCTCGTGATGATGCCGGTCACGCGATGGACGGCTGCGATCCCGCGGCACTTCGAGGTGTGTCGCTCGGCGGGCGTGTCGTCGCGGTCCCCAAGGGCCCATGCGGGATCGTGGCGCAGGTCGAGCGGATTGCGGCGCTCGGCGCGGTGGCCGTGGTGCTCACCGAGTCCTCGGAGGATTCCAAGCGGGATCTCCCGAGCCAGCCGATTGCGATCCCCGTCGTGATAGGGACGCCGGAACATAGCGCGCAGATTGTTGCGGCGAGCGGCCAACCTGTCCGGCTCACGGGCGCGCGTGAGCGGTGGCGCTCGTCCGCACTCGACGTCGGCGTCGTTGCACATGAGTGGGGCCACGTCCTTGCGGGCAGGCTCGCGGGGCCTTCGCCGACGTGCAGCGAGTTCGTGTGCACGAGCTACTCCCAAGGCCGCGGCATCCACGAAGGCTGGGCGGACTTCGTTGCGTTGCTCGTCGAGGTCCGCAAGGAGGATGTCGCCGCTGACGGGCTCCGTGGTGCGTACACGGCGGGCGGCCATGTCGACGAGGTGAAGAGCGCCGCACCGTACTATTTCGGAACGCGCCGGGTACCGTACTCCGTCGATCCGGCGAAAAACGCGCTCACCTTCCGCCACATTCGCATGGACGAGCCGCTTCCGACGACGCACCCCGTGCAGCCCCACGGGTCCTTCGGATACGCCGAGGCGCATGACGTCGGGGAGGTTTGGACGACGATGCTCTTCGAGTGTTACTCGGAGCTCCTCGATCCGGAGCGCGGTCTCGGCTTCGCCGAAGCCAATGCGCGGATGCGTCGTTACCTCGTCGACTCGCTCCAGGTCACTCCCATCGACCCCGTTTTCACGTCGGCGCGCGATGCGCTTCTCGCGACGGCCGCCGCGCGCGATCCGGAGGACGCGCGGAGGTTCGCCGCGGCATTCGCGCGTCGTGGGCTCGGCGTCGACGCGAAATCGCCTTGGGTTGGGTCCGAATCGAATGTGGGACTCGTCGAGGGCTTCGCGCCCTGGACCTTCGATGTGCTGGGCTTCTCGTCGCGCGATGACGGGCGCACATGCGACGCCGACGGCGTGCTCGATGCCGGCGAGCGCGGTCACATGCACATGGACCTCGCGTTGCGTTCGCTCGTCCCGCCGGTGGAGCTCGCGCGAGACGCGATGGTGCACATCGTCAGCGAAGGCACCCCGCTCGTCGTGCACGGCGGTCCCAAAGCCGTGCACCTCGAAGGGAGCGCGCGCGTGGGGCTCGACTTCGATGTCGAGCTCACCGCGGGGGTGTCTTCCGGGCGGCTTCCCGTCGTCATCGAGCTTACGCACCCGTCCTTGCGAGCGCCCGAGCGTCGCACCGTCACCTTGCGCGTCGATCACGACACGGGCCCTGCGACGACCGAGTGTTTCGAAGAGTCTCTCGAAGGGCGGTGGGCAACGAGCACCCCCGCCAGTGAGCCACCCGAAAGCGGCTGGAAGATCGTGGAGTTCGGTGAGCGCTTCGCTTCGATCCAACGTGCCCCCATCGCGGATGCCTTCAACCTCACGAGCCCTCCCATCCACGTGCCAGCGGGCACGGCCCTCGAGCTTCGCTTTCAGGAGCGCAGGCGGAATCAATACAATGGGGGAATCGAGATCTCCACCGACGAAGGAGCCTCCTGGACCGACATTTTCGCGGTTGCGGTCCACGAGCAAGCTGACTGCGCGGGACAGGTCTGCAACTTCGTCCCGCCGGAAACGCCGAATTACCCCGCCTTCGTACCGTTCGCAATTACGCTCGATCCGAAGCTCGGCGGCCAGACCGTGCGCGTGCGCTTCGTCTCGTACGGCGGCCAATGGGACATCGACGACTTCGAAGCCATCGGCGCCTCCGGCACGCCATTCGACTCCTGCGTGCCCAACGCGTGCAGGCCGCAAGAAGTCGACGCTGGCGCGGACGCGGGCACGCGCGACGCCGCACCGCCAGGTGCTCCCGCCGCCACACCGACCGAGGGCGGCGGCTCGGGCTGCGCCATCGCCGTGCGGGAGAACCGCCAAGCGGCGCTCGCCGCCGCGGTTATCTTGTTCGGCATGGTCTCACTCCGACGGCGTCGCCGTGACTCGGGTGTTCGGGGTTAG